The proteins below come from a single Aquarana catesbeiana isolate 2022-GZ linkage group LG12, ASM4218655v1, whole genome shotgun sequence genomic window:
- the LOC141114342 gene encoding keratin, type I cytoskeletal 17-like, with protein sequence MSCQWKSGSVRSSVGGSISGHRISSLALDLTKGSEYFGANFSSSDGLLHAGEKETMQNLNIRLASYLDKVKALEAANAELEAKIKEWYLKHQPKNIPGDYSKYFAIIEDLKNKILVESTENARIVLQIDNAKLALDDFRMKYENEALLHQSVESDICGLRRVLDDLIFTKSNLEPQIESLKEEIECLKRNHEEEMNALRGQKGGISVEMDAAPGIDLSKLLSDMRSQYEEIAEQNRQRAEEWFREKSTELNQEISHSSKLVETHKSQLTDLKRTLQELEIELQAQLAMKCSLEGSLEETECCYGTQLSQLQVRVGNVEEQLCQVRSDMERQNAEYKLLMDIKTRLEMEIETYRRLIDGEPWQYKPEPVPVKEPNKTRKVTTIVEEVVDGKVVSQKVNATEEKV encoded by the exons ATGTCTTGCCAGTGGAAGAGTGGGTCAGTTAGATCATCGGTGGGTGGCAGTATAAGTGGCCACAGAATCAGCAGTTTGGCTTTAGACCTGACTAAAGGATCTGAGTACTTTGGCGCCAATTTTAGCTCCAGCGATGGCCTCTTGCATGCAGGTGAAAAGGAGACCATGCAGAATCTCAACATCCGACTGGCCTCTTACTTGGACAAAGTGAAAGCCTTAGAAGCTGCCAATGCTGAGCTTGAAGCAAAGATCAAGGAATGGTACCTAAAACACCAGCCCAAAAACATCCCAGGGGACTACAGTAAATACTTTGCCATTATTGAAGATCTCAAAAACAAG ATCTTAGTGGAAAGTACAGAAAATGCCAGGATTGTGTTGCAGATTGATAACGCCAAGTTGGCTTTGGACGATTTCAGAATGAA ATATGAGAACGAGGCATTACTCCACCAGAGTGTTGAATCAGACATCTGCGGTCTCCGTAGAGTATTGGATGATTTGATCTTCACCAAGTCAAACCTTGAACCTCAGATTGAAAGCCTTAAGGAAGAGATTGAGTGCCTGAAGAGGAACCATGAAGAG GAAATGAATGCTCTCCGAGGACAGAAGGGAGGTATTAGTGTGGAGATGGATGCAGCACCTGGTATTGACCTAAGCAAACTTCTGAGTGACATGCGCTCTCAGTATGAAGAAATTGCAGAACAGAACCGCCAAAGGGCTGAAGAATGGTTTAGAGAAAAG AGTACAGAACTGAACCAGGAGATCTCACACAGCAGTAAGCTGGTTGAAACCCATAAATCTCAGCTAACGGATCTTAAACGCACATTGCAAGAACTGGAAATTGAGCTTCAAGCACAACTTGCTATG AAATGCTCCTTGGAGGGCTCATTGGAAGAAACAGAGTGTTGTTATGGCACACAGCTGTCACAGCTACAGGTCCGTGTAGGAAACGTTGAAGAGCAGCTCTGCCAGGTCCGCAGTGATATGGAACGTCAGAATGCAGAGTACAAACTTCTGATGGACATCAAGACCCGTCTGGAAATGGAAATTGAGACATACCGTAGACTGATTGATGGAGAGCC ATGGCAATACAAACCTGAACCAGTTCCAGTGAAGG AACCAAATAAAACCAGGAAGGTCACTACAATTGTGGAGGAAGTGGTAGACGGCAAAGTTGTATCACAAAAAGTGAATGCAACCGAAGAGAAGGTGTAA